A stretch of DNA from Arthrobacter jiangjiafuii:
GCGATCCACCGCTTCTGGCGCCCGGCAACGAGCTCCAGGAAGCGTGCCACCAAGGCGCTGGGCTTCAGGCCACGCGGATGCGTGACTGCCTGCCGGATCAGCGCCAGTGCTTCGGGGCTGGCCCCGGGCACGAGCTTTTCCGCCAGGACCATCTTGGCCTCAGGCGATGCCTGCGGCTCGGACAAGGCCCGCTGGACTTCGTGGCTGGAAGCTACTGCCCGGCGGAACCGGATCAGGTCGTCTTCCAGCGCGTCCAGGCCGGCGAGGCCCGCTCCCCTGTTTTCTGCCGTTGCCGAAACAACGGTGGCAGCCAGTTCCTCGAGCGCATCACCCAAGTCACGCGGAGACCGCCAACGCAAGGAGACCAGATCGGAAACAATGGCTTCGGCGTCTGCCGAAACCTTGCCGCCGACCAGCTGTGAAACCAGCGCCGCCTTGGCATCGCTTGGACGCGCGGGGTCGGTCAGCGCACGCCGGATACCGGCGTTGCTGTCGAGGACGCCCAGGATTCCAAAGAGTTCCTCGGCCAGTGACACCGAAGCAAAGGGAAGCTTGGCTTCCAGCTGCTCGTGGGCAATGGCCAGTGATTCGCTCGATACTCCTGCCATTACCTAGCTGCACCTGCGTTCTCGTTTTCCAGTTCCACAAGGAAACGGTCAACCACGCGGGCGGCGCGGGCGTCATCTTCAAGCGTTTCGCCGATGATGCGTCCAGCCAGCTCGGTTGCCAGCGTGCCGACCTCAGCGCGGAGCGACGTTACAGCCGCCTGCCGCTCTGCAGCGATCTGCACCTGGGCCTGCTCGGTGATCCGTGCGGATTCCGAAGCGGCCTTTGCCTTCAGTTCCGCGAGGATCTGGGCGCCTTCGGCGCGTGCCTCTTCACGGATCGTGTTGGCTTCGGCACGGGCATCGGAGAGCTGCGCCTTGTATTCGTCC
This window harbors:
- a CDS encoding F0F1 ATP synthase subunit delta; its protein translation is MAGVSSESLAIAHEQLEAKLPFASVSLAEELFGILGVLDSNAGIRRALTDPARPSDAKAALVSQLVGGKVSADAEAIVSDLVSLRWRSPRDLGDALEELAATVVSATAENRGAGLAGLDALEDDLIRFRRAVASSHEVQRALSEPQASPEAKMVLAEKLVPGASPEALALIRQAVTHPRGLKPSALVARFLELVAGRQKRWIAEVRAARPLTQEQLSRLQSSLNGLYGRELKINADVDPSLIGGVRIAVGDEILDSSVVSRLSDLRRKLAV
- a CDS encoding F0F1 ATP synthase subunit B; amino-acid sequence: MDQVVILAATEGASPLMPNIWEILVTGISFAILMFIVVKFVVPAFEKTFAERTEAIEGNIAKAEKAQAEASAALDEYKAQLSDARAEANTIREEARAEGAQILAELKAKAASESARITEQAQVQIAAERQAAVTSLRAEVGTLATELAGRIIGETLEDDARAARVVDRFLVELENENAGAAR